A single window of Tiliqua scincoides isolate rTilSci1 chromosome 10, rTilSci1.hap2, whole genome shotgun sequence DNA harbors:
- the MRPS15 gene encoding small ribosomal subunit protein uS15m, with the protein MPRDWETVRGGGLLLVKTRGGADRYPRRSSNEALPGTGRNGCAQELREEQGAEQRMLRSAWAAALRSCSRLSLRGATARGVQSKSSFLQPARDYARIARKKKQEIPSHLDDLPPTMLKKDYAKLPVVDKVDDVVRRLLSLEMASQKEKVKIKREQLADKVRKATNDNGSFEVQVAYLTAKIQTLQEHFHQHPKDKSNRRRLLMAIDRRKKLLVYLRNRRYDVFENTCKQLGIEYAPTPQYRRKPTRRSLAKKALVKRAYEEVRKLKAPERLKQRREWQERARAARAQALQNSEGTPV; encoded by the exons GACTCGCGGAGGCGCCGATCGATATCCTCGGCGCTCCTCTAACGAGGCCTTGCCCGGGACTGGGAGAAATGGCTGCGCCCAGGAGCTAAGGGAAGAACAGGGCGCGGAGCAGAGGATGCTGCGGAGCGCCTGGGCGGCCGCGCTGCGGAGCTGTAGCCGCTTGAGCCTGCGCGGGGCCACGGCGCGGGGAGTGCAGA GTAAGAGCTCCTTCCTTCAACCAGCCAGGGATTATGCCAGAATTGCCCGGAAAAAAAAGCAAG AAATTCCCAGCCATTTGGATGACTTACCTCCTACCATGTTGAAGAAAGATTATGCCAAGCTCCCAGTTGTAGACAA GGTGGATGATGTCGTAAGAAGACTGCTGTCCTTGGAAATGGCAAGCCAG AAGGAGAAAGTTAAAATAAAGAGAGAGCAGCTTGCAGACAAAGTCCGGAAGGCTACAAATGACAATGGGTCCTTTGAAGTTCAAG TTGCCTACTTGACAGCCAAGATCCAAACGCTGCAGGAACATTTCCATCAGCATCCCAAG GACAAGAGTAACCGTCGCCGGTTGTTGATGGCCATAGACCGACGGAAAAAGCTCCTGGTGTACCTTCGCAACCGCCGCTATGATGTCTTTGAGAACACCTGCAAGCAGCTGGGCATAGAGTACGCTCCCACTCCTCAGTACCGCCGGAAACCCACACGGCGCTCGCTTGCAAAGAAAGCCTTGGTCAAAAGG GCCTATGAAGAGGTGCGGAAGCTGAAGGCACCGGAGAGACTGAAGCAGAGGCGAGAGTGGCAGGAGCGGGCCAGAGCAGCCAGAGCGCAGGCACTGCAGAACTCTGAAGGGACCCCTGTCTGA